One window of Calonectris borealis chromosome 28, bCalBor7.hap1.2, whole genome shotgun sequence genomic DNA carries:
- the GPX4 gene encoding phospholipid hydroperoxide glutathione peroxidase GPX4 isoform X2, which translates to MGWGRAVRRALRCGAAAAARGPCAQAEDWRSAKAIYDFHARDIDGNDVSLEKYRGYVCIITNVASKUGKTAVNYTQLVDLYARYAERGLRILGFPCNQFGKQEPGDNAQIKAFAENYGVKFDMYSKIDVNGEDAHPLWKWMKEQPRGRGTLGNAIKWNFTKFLINREGQVVKRYSPMEDPYVIEKDLPAYL; encoded by the exons ATGGGATGGGGTCGGGCGGTGCGGCGGGCGCTGCggtgcggggcggcggcagcggcgcggggccCG TGTGCCCAGGCGGAGGACTGGCGCTCGGCCAAGGCCATCTATGACTTCCACGCCCGAGACATCGACGGCAACGACGTTTCCCTGGAGAAGTACCG AGGCTACGTCTGCATCATCACCAACGTGgcttcaaaatgaggaaaaaccGCTGTAAACTACACTCAGCTTGTTGACCTGTACGCCCGATACGCTGAGAGGGGTTTACGCATCCTGGGCTTTCCCTGCAACCAGTTTGGAAAACAG GAACCCGGGGATAACGCTCAGATTAAGGCATTTGCTGAAAACTACGGTGTGAAGTTTGACATGTACAGTAAGATCGACGTGAACGGGGAGGATGCCCACCCGCTCTGGAAGTGGATGAAGGAGCAGCCCAGAGGAAGAGGCACGCTGGGCAA tGCAATAAAATGGAACTTCACTAAG TTCCTCATTAACCGGGAGGGCCAAGTGGTGAAGAGGTACAGCCCGATGGAGGATCCCTAC GTGATCGAGAAGGACTTGCCTGCCTACCTGTAG
- the GPX4 gene encoding phospholipid hydroperoxide glutathione peroxidase GPX4 isoform X3: MGWGRAVRRALRCGAAAAARGPVRSMCAQAEDWRSAKAIYDFHARDIDGNDVSLEKYRGYVCIITNVASKUGKTAVNYTQLVDLYARYAERGLRILGFPCNQFGKQEPGDNAQIKAFAENYGVKFDMYSKIDVNGEDAHPLWKWMKEQPRGRGTLGNAIKWNFTKLDSLTWVLLHFHSSSLTGRAKW, encoded by the exons ATGGGATGGGGTCGGGCGGTGCGGCGGGCGCTGCggtgcggggcggcggcagcggcgcggggccCGGTGCGGAGCATG TGTGCCCAGGCGGAGGACTGGCGCTCGGCCAAGGCCATCTATGACTTCCACGCCCGAGACATCGACGGCAACGACGTTTCCCTGGAGAAGTACCG AGGCTACGTCTGCATCATCACCAACGTGgcttcaaaatgaggaaaaaccGCTGTAAACTACACTCAGCTTGTTGACCTGTACGCCCGATACGCTGAGAGGGGTTTACGCATCCTGGGCTTTCCCTGCAACCAGTTTGGAAAACAG GAACCCGGGGATAACGCTCAGATTAAGGCATTTGCTGAAAACTACGGTGTGAAGTTTGACATGTACAGTAAGATCGACGTGAACGGGGAGGATGCCCACCCGCTCTGGAAGTGGATGAAGGAGCAGCCCAGAGGAAGAGGCACGCTGGGCAA tGCAATAAAATGGAACTTCACTAAG CTGGACTCACTCACCTGGGTGCTGCTTCATTTCCACAGTTCCTCATTAACCGGGAGGGCCAAGTGGTGA
- the POLR2E gene encoding DNA-directed RNA polymerases I, II, and III subunit RPABC1, translating to MDDEEETYRLWKIRKTIMQLCHDRGYLVTQDELDQTLEEFKAQFGDKPSEGRPRRTDLTVLVAHNDDPTDQMFVFFPEEPKVGIKTIKMYCQRMQEENITRALIVVQQGMTPSAKQSLVDMAPKYILEQFLQQELLINITEHELVPEHVVMTKEEVTELLARYKLRENQLPRIQAGDPVARYFGIKRGQVVKIIRPSETAGRYITYRLVQ from the exons ATGGACGACGAGGAGGAGACGTACCGGCTGTGGAAGATCCGTAAGACCATCATGCag CTCTGCCACGACCGGGGCTACCTGGTGACCCAGGACGAGCTGGACCAGACGCTGGAGGAGTTCAAGGCGCAGTTCGGTGACAAGCCCAGCGAGGGCCGGCCCCGGCGCACGGACCTGACGGTGCTGGTGGCTCACAACGACGATCCCACCGACCAGATGTTCGTCTTCTTCCCGG AGGAGCCCAAGGTCGGAATAAAGACGATCAAGATGTACTGCCAGAGGATGCAGGAGGAGAACATCACCAGAGCGCTGATCGTGGTACAGCAAGGCATGACCCCGTCGGCCAAGCAG TCCCTGGTAGATATGGCTCCCAAGTACATCCTGGAGCAGTTCCTGCAGCAAGAGCTTCTGATCAACATCACAGAGCACGAG TTGGTCCCGGAGCACGTTGTCATGACAAAGGAAGAAGTAACTGAGCTACTGGCCAGATA CAAACTGAGAGAGAACCAGCTCCCGAGGATACAGGCCGGGGATCCTGTGGCCCGGTACTTTGGAATAAAGCGTGGTCAG GTAGTGAAGATCATAAGACCGAGCGAGACCGCGGGCCGCTACATCACCTACAGACTGGTGCAGTAA
- the GPX4 gene encoding phospholipid hydroperoxide glutathione peroxidase GPX4 isoform X1, whose product MGWGRAVRRALRCGAAAAARGPVRSMCAQAEDWRSAKAIYDFHARDIDGNDVSLEKYRGYVCIITNVASKUGKTAVNYTQLVDLYARYAERGLRILGFPCNQFGKQEPGDNAQIKAFAENYGVKFDMYSKIDVNGEDAHPLWKWMKEQPRGRGTLGNAIKWNFTKFLINREGQVVKRYSPMEDPYVIEKDLPAYL is encoded by the exons ATGGGATGGGGTCGGGCGGTGCGGCGGGCGCTGCggtgcggggcggcggcagcggcgcggggccCGGTGCGGAGCATG TGTGCCCAGGCGGAGGACTGGCGCTCGGCCAAGGCCATCTATGACTTCCACGCCCGAGACATCGACGGCAACGACGTTTCCCTGGAGAAGTACCG AGGCTACGTCTGCATCATCACCAACGTGgcttcaaaatgaggaaaaaccGCTGTAAACTACACTCAGCTTGTTGACCTGTACGCCCGATACGCTGAGAGGGGTTTACGCATCCTGGGCTTTCCCTGCAACCAGTTTGGAAAACAG GAACCCGGGGATAACGCTCAGATTAAGGCATTTGCTGAAAACTACGGTGTGAAGTTTGACATGTACAGTAAGATCGACGTGAACGGGGAGGATGCCCACCCGCTCTGGAAGTGGATGAAGGAGCAGCCCAGAGGAAGAGGCACGCTGGGCAA tGCAATAAAATGGAACTTCACTAAG TTCCTCATTAACCGGGAGGGCCAAGTGGTGAAGAGGTACAGCCCGATGGAGGATCCCTAC GTGATCGAGAAGGACTTGCCTGCCTACCTGTAG